DNA sequence from the Epinephelus moara isolate mb chromosome 3, YSFRI_EMoa_1.0, whole genome shotgun sequence genome:
aaaataaaatatcaattaaaattatacagtatataatttGCGCTCAACCCAAATTAAGGTAGTTTCATAATCTCTTTTTGTATAGTTTTATAGTaacttttgttttacttttgggTGGTAAAAATAAACACCATGCATTGAATGGAAATTCCTCCTAATGTGTTTTACTAGAGGACTGTTTGTCATGTCACATTTTACACATAAGttgattaattttaatttttgtaattGGGAGTTGGAGGATTTTGAGAAATTGGGGGATAGAATTAGAGCAATGAATGCACACCTCATAGAGCATTAATATGTGGACTTCACTCCAGTATACCAAGGTAAAATATCGCTTAAGATGTCAGATACCAgagtttttaaattaagatGTGTTTATATTGTACTTTATTGAAGTAGTTCCTTTAAAATGTAGTAAATATTTCTTTTGAAAATAAGATTTTGTTCTTGCATTTGTTTGTAAAGATGTCACCACATTGAGCTATTGTCTTCTCCGCAATGCCAGTATGTAGTGATGAACCAGCTGTTAGACTGAAGAGCATCATGATGTCCAGTTATGCTGTTTTTTGCTTTTAGAGAGAACtgatctgtttttttaatttcttcttctgctctcaggatttgttttagtttgtgttttCTCCTGACACAATTTATGGAGAGTTGTTCTTATGAAGAAAATATCATGTGAGTGTTGCTTACGAAAACAAAACACGATAAAACTTAGTTCTTCTTTCTCACATGCCACATTTGTCATTTCTTCTACAGAGGTCAAACTGTCGTCCAGGGCACTGTATCCCAAAAGCATCTCAAGGCAAGACGATCGTTAAATCCACCTTAGGAACCTTATCGTATGAATATTAAATGCTCTTAACCTTCAAGATTGGATGAGATAAATGACAGTTTGTTACTGCCTCCTCATTGTGTTTAAAACCAGAACAATTCAGCTGTTTTATCACTCACTATTTCTGCAGTGACCAATTAGAGCCAGCACATTCACAGAACATAGATTGTTTTATCAACTCTTACATCTCAGAAAGAACTGCAGTCACAACAAAGAGCGTAAAGTCCACAGTAGTCCGTTTCCTCCCTCTGCTGTGCAAAATTATGCTCACAAGTAGCCAGTCAGGCTTCACTTCCATACAAGATTACAGATGACTAAAATGAGTGAGAAACACGTCACTGTACTGGTAACTGAATGAACTCCTGAGGAACACGATCATCTTTGGTTGTGGTTCACATTTGTTCAATGATTGCTCCATAGAAAATGTATTTGGCTGTTCATTCAATGTGACATATTCCTTCGCTGAGTCTGAAATCACTTACAATACAACtgacacacatttttattctaactgctgctgctgatggcaCAGCGGTGGATAGAAAATGTGTGGCGTGGATAGGGATTTGGCCCAAACTCAGCATTCAGGAGGAAGCATTCAGATTCTGTACATAAGTAAAAGGAATCCACTACTGCACAGTAAAACTGCTGCATCATAAGTTAAAGtcttgcaataaaaatgatagtAAGTAAGAGAATAATCAGGAGAGTTTACTTATAAGGTAACACCATCTAAATTATGAGTGCCATTATGTAATTTTCATCAAatctgtgaacatgagctactctctcttaaagccagaaaccaAAGAAGTGTCTTATGATGTCAgtaagtataaagtctggagctgctgcatATTCAGTGAGTCAGAAACTGATTATATGGacccacaaaatgtttttttaatactcaAATGAGCTTttttctattgtagtgttctcagtccTGAAACAGAAATGAGCCCATATACTCGGAGTGTTCCCCTGGGTGCGCTCTGTGTCATCTGTAACATCTTTCCCACCTTGTCTTTGGAGCAGCTCCTGaatttatacttgatgacatcacacatctGAGTTTTAACCCTCaggtttttggatttgggagagcaTTGTTTAACCGTCTTAGACCATTGAAGTTAACAtgtatacattttgaaaatggtttCCCTTTGTTGTATTAAAAGTAAACGTACTCAATGCAGAAACCTGGCCCCTGTGACTGATATATAGTTATATAATTATCAGTCTCAAGGGCCACCTGACTGATTCTGCACTGACAAAGAGCTAATAAACATCAGACAAGTTTCTTTAAACCACACAGAAATGGAGATAATCCAAGCCAAGGGAAAAGGAAGAGACTGAAATGTTCACAACAAGGTGAAAAGAACACTGTACAGACTTttgaagacaaaaataaaaccgTATAATTTTAGTAAGTGGACTTCCTTAAAGAGAACTGCATGAAAAGAGAGTAGTGAAAAATAATCAGTGTATCTTTTACTTGCAGCTCCTTGTTTTTCCCTCTGCTGTGAACTCCCTCCAGCTCCTCTGGGGGGAAACGATGACAGCTGCTGCCTGTTCAGTAACTGCTACCTTAATTATACCATGGCACTGTTTCCAACGCGGAGACTAGAGTTAATTCCTGTTTgaacacagaaacagtttggtTTGGGCCCAGCCAAGCATGAATAACTTTGAACTGGCTACGTTTTAATTGGCCTTGCCCCATGGGGGATGAAGTGTGTTATTGAGTTTGTGGGTGCTGATTCCATGCAGTCAGCCGGTAGCACATGATCGCAGGACACCAAAGTGCTCAGTGCTCTTATTGGAGCTGCTTGTGCAAGCTACTGATATCTCTCACCTTCATCTTTGAAGCttaaaatagctgccaaaaaaatatattccaTGTCTCCAGAGAACGTGGTTGTGTTTTCACTTTAGGATCGCTGCTCAAAATTGTGCTGTTTTTCATCAGGAATGGAAAACCTCACGGTAAGCAAGAGTTTTATGTAGAGGTGGTTAGTAGAATTTGTCACTCAGCAGAtctgagtttttaaaaatggttgtCATGAGGCTAAATCTGAACCTACTGTTCTCCAGGCATCCTCTaaacagctttatttttatcacattttttatcatatttttattaatgAGTTTTCTTTgatgtcataaaatgtgtctTCAGTCATGCACTTATTTGTAGAATTggctgctttttattttgtgtacaTCCTTTCATTTGATCACACAtccttttgtcattttgtccaGGCTTTAATTTCTTCCTCTGAAATCAAATTGGGAGTAACCCCTCTCCCCTTATATCTGACAGTGCTTTCACAAAAATCTGTAAATggcaagggtgtaggtttcgTTTCAACATTGGAGGGGGGCACATAGCAATCGGGGGGTTGAGGGTCCTATGCCATaacattttgagcatcaagCACTTAATTTTCAGCAATCTGGTGAATTTTCATGCAcctatttgtgtcttttctgcatcaatttagggtgttaatgtttttaattttgtgaaagtgaaagtcctctgctacttttatgtttttattaagggagacaaatgcacatgttctaaatattaacGGGGGCGTGTCCCTTGCGTCCCCCCTGAAATGTACACCCATGGTAAATGGACATCCAATACTGCTGTTAACTGTCCCGTCCTGTCCCTCAGCCAGAGCAATGGCGCGAGATTATGAACAGGAAGATGCGTTTCCCTCCAGAGCTCATCAGTGCCATTCAGGAGGGGAAAATAGAGCTGCTGTGTGGACTGTTGAAGACCGGTGATGGCATCATCCGCCAGCTGGATGAGTCTGAGGATCGTCAGTGGAGAGAGGCCCTCAACTTGTCCATCCGCCTGGGCAATGAGAGTTGTATGGATGCCCTCCTGCAGGGGGTCAAGTTTGACTTCCGGCAGATTCACGAGGCGCTGCTAGTTGCTGTAGACACCAACCAGCCTAGAGTGGTGAAGCGGCTGCTGGACCGCCTGGACCAAGAGAAGGGCAACAAGATGGACGTACGCTCCTTCTCTCAGGCCATCTTTGACCACTCTATTGACAACTCCCAGTTTGCCCCTGGTGTGACTCCTCTGACCTTAGCCTGCCAGAAAGACCTGTATGATATAGTCACCATGCTCACTCAAAAAGGTCACATCATCCCATGGCCACATAAGATATCCTGTGCTTGCCTGGAATGTCGTAACGGCCGGCAGTATGACCTACTGAAGTTCTCCTTGTCCCGTATCAACACCTACCGTGGCATCGCCAGCCGTGCCTACCTGTCCATCACCTCTGATGACGCCATGCTCCAAGCTTTCGGTCTCAGCAGAGAGCTCCGCAAGCTCTCACAAAAAGAGCCAGAGTTCAAGGTCTGTTGAGATTCCTAGACATCCCCACTTCTGGTTCATGTTGGCTGTTTGTGTTGATATTTAAGTCTGCTGTGGCACCTCTCTTCCTGCAGCCTCAGTACCTGAGCCTGGAGGAGCTTTGTCAGGAGTTTGCCGTTGAGTTGCTGGGCATGTGTCGCAACCAGAGCGAAGTGACCACCATCTTGAACAGCTGTGGAGACGAGAGCCAGGATGCCTTAGATGAGCAGGCCTTTGAGGAGGGAATCCCCAACCTGTCACGTCTGCGGCTCGCTGTCAACTACAACCAGAAGCAGGTAGGTGGATGCAGAACCTACTGTCAGTCAGAGATCAGTAACAGAAGACATATACATGATCTGTTtgcttgatttgtttgtttttgtgcagtttGTGGCCCACCCAATCTGCCAGCAGGTGCTGTCATCTATCTGGTGTGGGAACCTGGCAGGctggagaggcagcaggacgGCGTGGaagttgtttgtctctgtgggcATCTTTCTCACCATGCCCCTCCTCTGCCTCGTCTACTGGATCGCACCCAAGTCAAAggtcacatcacatcacacaaAAACTGTCACGAGAGACATTTTATTAAGAGAGTAGGATAAGCACAGGTTTGTCTTGGCCCTGACAGGTCAtcgtcttttttttgtcttcaccAGCCAGGAAAGTTGCTAAAGATTCCTGTGATCAAGTTTCTCCTCCACTCAGCCTCATATCTGTGGTTTCTCATCACATTACTCGGAGAATCAATAACGATGGAGATATATCGAGACAAATTTGCTTCGCGACAGCAGGACATCCTGCACAGCTCCTTCCACATGGTGTGGGTGGTTGGTgggttctctctctcttttctaaCCCCCCTCTATAATGTACAAATAGAAAACTCAAGGTTTATTCTTGGCTGTCTTATGTAGGATTCTTCTGGTATGAGTGTAAGGAAGTGTGGATCGAGGGGCTGCGGAGTTACTTCCTGGACTGGTGGAACTGCTTGGACATGATGGTGCTCAGCATGTACCTCGCGTCCTTCGCATTGCGCGTGCTTATCATGCTCAAAGGTCACTTCCTCTGCCGTGATCATAACGGCACAGAGGAATGTATCTACTTCACTCAGACTGGTGAGAAAATATCAAATCGTTCATCCAAAATAGTTGTCGGCGGTCTTCAAAGTTCTTAATGCTGAAGTGGCCTGTTTGGTTTTTGGAAACTGTCTTGCAGTGCGTGACGACTGGCATCAGGAGGACCCCCAGCTGATTGCGGAGGTGCTGTTTGCAGTGACCAGCATGCTGAGCTTCACACGGCTGGCGTACATCCTGCCAGCCCATGAGTCTCTGGGAACTTTGCAGATCTCCATTGGGAAGATGATTGATGATATGATGAGgtaaaagcacatttttatcTTGCTTGCCTATTGATCATTGCCTGGAAGAGAATTCAGATCCAATGACAGAGCTAatgagattttcttttttagatttatgtttatattgatGATCATTGGAACTGCCTTCCTCTGTGGTATCAACAATGTCTATGTTCCTTACGTCATCTCTCCACATCTTGGCAAGTAAGAATATGGCGTCTGCTGAAAACAAGACTATGCACTATACATAGAttgcaacattaaaaccactgacaaatGAAGTGATTTGatttgggtcctggcattcacgTGGATGTCATTTGACACGCAGCACCCACTGTTGCAGACAGTACTCCCTCAAGGCAACGGTACTCCCTGATGGCGGTGGCCCCTTGAGCAGGACAATgtgccatgccacactgcaaaaactgcacAAGAACGGCCCGAGGAACATAAGAAAGAGCTCAACTCATCCAGCCGACTGCCAGAtttcccagatcccaatctaATCAAGTATCTGTGGGACGTGCTGCTATCCCAGAGCCAAATCTGATACACAATTGGATCCACTGAGGGTGTCCTGTGGTATCTGGCACCAGGGCATTGGCGatggatcctttgagtcctgtggcaTCAACACGTCTAATGGATGCTTGATTGGATTGGGATCGAAGCCTTGCACTCTTTATCATGTTgctcaggccattcctgagcagatTTTGCGAtatggcatggtgcattgttgGAGTGTTGTTGCCATGAAGGGGTGTAATTGTtttgcaacagtgtttgggtcgATAGTGCATATGAATGCCAGAACCCAAGGTTTTCCAGCAGAACATCAGATTGTAATAAGGTGATCAGTGTTATTCATATTATGTTTCTGCAGTTTAAATGCTGTGGCTGATCGGTATACAACACCATtataagcagaaaaaaaaaggtatgaaAACAGTGTCATTGTGCTTTGCTGCAGGTTTAATGAGACCTTCCACTTCTTATTCTGGACCATGTTTGGTGTGGCCAACCAGGACTACGTGGACATGCCGCAGTTTGTGTTGGCAGAGTTTGTCGGAAGGATTCTATACGGCATCTTCACACTCGTCATTGTCATCGTCCTGCTCAACATGCTTATTGCTATGATCACCAACTCCTTTCAGAAAATTGAGGTGAAGTGATATTTTTGTGCCACAGCTATAATAAAAGCAGAGACCAGACTTGTACTGACATCTCAACGTTTTTTATTTCAGGATGACGCAGATGTCGAGTGGAAATTTGCCAGGTCAAAGCTGTACCTCAGTTACTTCAGAGAAGGCCTTACCATGCCAGTGCCCTTCAACATCATCCCCTCACCCAAAGCTTTCTTTTACATCTTGAGGTAAGGTTTACGACTCCAAAACACATTTCACCTGCGATATTACCTCATTGTGTATCTTTATTTCTGAAATTTGAATTCTGTTCCAGGGGTATCTTTAGACgaatctgctgctgctgcacttgtAATTCTGAGACAAAATATCCCCCTATTGCCTCTATGGTAAGTGTGTCTTTAATGCTTACATGCAGTGTGACTGTAGTAAAAAATTATCTTCTGTATATTCTTTGTTGTGCACTAAAATGTGatggtgaatgtgtgttttaagaCTAACGGTAAGGAATCTGAAGACAGCCAGTTACCTTACCGGCAGCAGGTGATCAGAGCTCTGGTGCAACGCTACATTGAGTCAGCTCGCAGGGAGTTCGAGGAGACCAAGAGGAAAGGTAGGTCAGACAGTAACACATTGACAAGACCTGTTGGATCACAAACCTGTCGCCCCCCTGGTTATCAGATAAAAAGTCTAAACTTATCAATGACGTAACTGTTATGCTTTTGAGTGGTCTGTACATAGCTGCAcatgctatgtaaagatattgTGGAgaaatggcatcctgagcagagagtgaagtcacactccttctgtgtgtgttctaaccgtagatgtataataataactagGTACCAGACCCCAAGATGGCACCTGTTCAAGCCAATGGAACTGCTTG
Encoded proteins:
- the LOC126387603 gene encoding short transient receptor potential channel 2-like, with translation MENLTPEQWREIMNRKMRFPPELISAIQEGKIELLCGLLKTGDGIIRQLDESEDRQWREALNLSIRLGNESCMDALLQGVKFDFRQIHEALLVAVDTNQPRVVKRLLDRLDQEKGNKMDVRSFSQAIFDHSIDNSQFAPGVTPLTLACQKDLYDIVTMLTQKGHIIPWPHKISCACLECRNGRQYDLLKFSLSRINTYRGIASRAYLSITSDDAMLQAFGLSRELRKLSQKEPEFKPQYLSLEELCQEFAVELLGMCRNQSEVTTILNSCGDESQDALDEQAFEEGIPNLSRLRLAVNYNQKQFVAHPICQQVLSSIWCGNLAGWRGSRTAWKLFVSVGIFLTMPLLCLVYWIAPKSKPGKLLKIPVIKFLLHSASYLWFLITLLGESITMEIYRDKFASRQQDILHSSFHMVWVVGFFWYECKEVWIEGLRSYFLDWWNCLDMMVLSMYLASFALRVLIMLKGHFLCRDHNGTEECIYFTQTVRDDWHQEDPQLIAEVLFAVTSMLSFTRLAYILPAHESLGTLQISIGKMIDDMMRFMFILMIIGTAFLCGINNVYVPYVISPHLGKFNETFHFLFWTMFGVANQDYVDMPQFVLAEFVGRILYGIFTLVIVIVLLNMLIAMITNSFQKIEDDADVEWKFARSKLYLSYFREGLTMPVPFNIIPSPKAFFYILRGIFRRICCCCTCNSETKYPPIASMTNGKESEDSQLPYRQQVIRALVQRYIESARREFEETKRKDIGNRITELTKTVSRMHSDMKVVQQLLMDDGHTGSEALTKDGSSFLGKYIIGAKNNFRGFNSKQDDKNSSLKVTVHHREDGVDKEKVYSDTEQESDTQQNQIGECAAEESKQVTDCDVVKMEEGRAKTELGDKKETESKEQVEADKNENTDNEVREEVVAVTSFTHVEEKVKAEATQDEAEKKREGEILTDAKEGEKHKETTLEHAQSIKVNSEKTDTKTVANRMKDVELQEKKVEAKWMKGKKFERDAAEKSIVRESNVKPGANKMIPSPTGSSSSQDTGFGSQEGEGSIDGTLVRP